A DNA window from Aspergillus nidulans FGSC A4 chromosome V contains the following coding sequences:
- a CDS encoding chromate transporter (transcript_id=CADANIAT00003663), giving the protein MPLLPLTGLPSSLRYLIQQWRPRTATSPGPALSSRVLDVVRKTWDLGFTAFGGPPVHFQILHARFVERENLPGPARARKHKDALLSDAAKGRRIDDTLPAAVYALLSGLNASTVGIIALAAVQLAEKAVRDKLSRLLVIFGACAGLCYSALWYFPLLMVVGGFVTAAWDGWGARWVRGVKRWRRERGSALDGTGSQELEEGNRDGDEAVDVERVDVRTVADGEMPRLRRPAGSTDLDTIPLANVPAGSDITPSLNPAQDQGHVVRVRIGAAILVSFFASFITILTIRARLSSPPLPLSLFSNMYLAGTVIFGGGPVVIPLLRSYVVDPNWVSSRDFLIGLAIIQSFPGPNFNFAVFLGALTLSASHHSVLGAMLSGFAIFSPGLILAVAVQSFWRALRRKMYVVHFLRGVNAAAVGLVFTAVYRLWEIGYLRQGRSSEEGVSLGREPWWVVVAAVSYSGTRWFRVPPAVAIVAGAALGIAWWGVVGALNAQLHPAVPSTLVDLFTSTLYFANLLLFLIILPTL; this is encoded by the exons ATGCCACTCCTACCACTCACCGGccttccctcctccctccgcTACCTGATACAACAATGGCGTCCTCGCACAGCCACATCCCCCGGCCCTGCTCTGAGCAGTCGGGTGCTCGATGTCGTCAGAAAAACGTGGGATCTTGGCTTCACGGCCTTCGGCGGACCGCCGGTTCACTTCCAGATTCTACATGCACGGTTCGTGGAGCGGGAGAA TCTGCCAGGGCCTGCCCGGGCCCGCAAGCACAAAGATGCTCTTCTGTCTGACGCTGCTAAGGGCAGG CGCATAGACGATACCCTTCCAGCCGCCGTCTACGCACTGCTTTCGGGGCTGAACGCATCAACAGTAGGGATTATCGCGCTTGCAGCGGTACAGCTCGCGGAGAAAGCGGTCCGTGATAAGCTATCGCGGCTGCTTGTTATATTTGGAGCTTGTGCAGGGCTGTGTTATAGCGCGCTCTGGTACTTTCCCCTCCTCATGGTGGTTGGGGGTTTTGTCACGGCTGCTTGGGATGGGTGGGGAGCGAGGTGGGTTAGAGGAGTGAAGAGGTGGCGGAGGGAAAGAGGTTCAGCATTGGATGGCACTGGGAGTCAAGAACTAGAGGAGGGTAATCGAGATGGGGATGAGGCTGTAGATGTCGAGAGGGTTGATGTGAGGACTGTCGCGGACGGAGAGATGCCGCGACTGAGAAGACCAGCAGGCTCGACTGACCTGGACACCATTCCCCTGGCAAATGTACCAGCAGGATCAGATATCACTCCATCCTTGAATCCAGCTCAGGATCAGGGCCATGTCGTGCGTGTGCGAATCGGCGCTGCCATCCTGGTCTCTTTTTTCG CCTCGTTCATTACGATTCTCACAATACGCGCCCGCCTCTCCTCGCCCCCATTACCCCTCTCCCTGTTCAGCAACATGTACCTCGCCGGCACGGTtatcttcggcggcggccctGTAGTCATCCCCCTCTTGCGCAGTTACGTCGTCGACCCAAACTGGGTCTCAAGCCGTGACTTCCTGATCGGCTTAGCCATCATTCAGTCCTTCCCCGGTCCTAACTTCAATTTTGCAGTCTTTCTGGGCGCACTCACTCTCTCCGCCTCACATCACAGCGTCCTCGGCGCGATGCTATCCGGTTTTGCCATCTTTAGCCCGGGCTTAATTCTTGCCGTTGCGGTACAGAGTTTCTGGCGGGCTCTGCGACGGAAGATGTACGTCGTTCATTTTCTGCGAGGTGTCAATGCCGCCGCGGTAGGGCTGGTGTTTACGGCTGTGTATCGACTATGGGAGATTGGGTATCTGCGGCAGGGCCGATCGAGTGAGGAAGGTGTCAGTTTGGGGAGGGAGCCATGGTgggttgttgttgctgctgtctcCTATAGTGGAACTCGGTGGTTTAGGGTGCCGCCTGCCGTGGCGATCGTTGCAGGCGCTGCGTTGGGGATTGCGTGGTGGGGGGTCGTTGGGG CCCTAAACGCCCAGCTGCATCCCGCAGTCCCCTCAACCCTCGTTGATCTTTTTACCTCAACGCTATACTTTGCAAACTtgctcctctttctcatcattCTGCCTACTTTGTAG
- a CDS encoding threonine aldolase family protein (transcript_id=CADANIAT00003664) — protein MASASLGDDVFEEDETTNEFQSLMAAQCGLEAGAFVVSGTMANQLAIRTLLTQPPCRVLVDSQSHIAAHFQEGGLGMSGASLQTIRPSNGRYLVLEDIMTRIIVTNDVHKGPTRVISIENTAGGSVVPLAELRRIREWADRNRVAVHMDGARLWEAVATGRGSLSEYCTLCDLVSLDFSRNLGAPMGAMVLGSTQLIARLRRIRKSIGGALRQSGPIAAAAQFAFMEQFGLGPWGSRGKLRAVHLLAKQVGQMWVDLGGELLREVETNQVWVNLDNADITVDRWNELGRKYGVKLEGERIVLHHQISADSIDQLGLVFEEALKLRPNL, from the coding sequence ATGGCCAGTGCCAGCCTGGGAGACGACGTCttcgaggaagatgagacgACAAACGAGTTCCAGTCGCTTATGGCCGCCCAATGTGGCCTTGAAGCAGGGGCGTTTGTAGTTTCGGGAACAATGGCAAATCAGTTGGCCATTAGGACGCTATTGACACAGCCGCCTTGCCGTGTTCTCGTTGATTCGCAATCACATATCGCCGCCCATTTTCAAGAAGGCGGACTCGGTATGAGTGGTGCCTCCCTCCAGACGATCCGGCCATCCAACGGGCGATACCTGGTCCTGGAGGACATCATGACGCGAATTATCGTCACCAACGATGTCCACAAAGGGCCGACACGAGTCATCAGTATCGAAAACACTGCTGGCGGCAGTGTAGTGCCTCTTGCTGAGCTGCGCCGGATCCGCGAGTGGGCTGATCGCAACCGCGTCGCGGTCCATATGGATGGTGCTCGATTATGGGAGGCCGTAGCCACGGGGCGGGGCAGCCTGTCTGAGTATTGTACGCTCTGCGACTTGGTCTCCCTGGACTTTAGCAGGAATCTCGGTGCGCCCATGGGCGCAATGGTGCTTGGGTCAACCCAGCTCATAGCCCGGCTGCGGCGAATACGCAAGAGCATTGGTGGTGCCCTCAGGCAGTCCGGTCCTATCGCCGCAGCCGCGCAGTTTGCCTTTATGGAGCAGTTTGGGCTGGGGCCCTGGGGAAGTCGAGGAAAGCTACGTGCCGTTCATTTGCTGGCGAAGCAGGTGGGCCAAATGTGGGTGGATCTGGGAGGAGAGCTGCTGCGCGAGGTCGAGACGAATCAAGTCTGGGTCAATCTGGATAATGCAGACATAACGGTTGATCGATGGAACGAGCTTGGGAGGAAGTATGGGGTCAAACTGGAGGGGGAGCGAATTGTTTTGCATCATCAGATCTCGGCTGATTCTATCGATCAGCTCGGTCTTGTATTTGAGGAAGCCCTGAAATTGCGTCCGAACTTGTGA
- a CDS encoding Gfo/Idh/MocA family protein (transcript_id=CADANIAT00003665), which yields MVLNIAVVGLGRMGKRHVYTLLYRVPRARVVAVCTTEPHEIEWAKSNAEYTEFGIAVYDDYDDMLASQADLHAAWVSTSTDVHAVQSLKAIEKGLHVLCEKPISTDLAKAQSVVDAAKANPQLKVMAGFSRRFDASYRDAAQKIQNGTIGSPFLVRSNTCDLKDETGFFVRYAARNGGIFVDCAIHDIDLTLWYMDNPVPKAAWAAGTLQHHPELAENNDVDNAVGIVEFWGGKIAYFYCSRTQAHGHDVLTEITGTDGKIMVNVIPRANNVVVADKGGMRHEVQPEYWQRFEHAFALEANEFVDAVLQDKPVPVNLETGMTVMKIGQALQHALLSGEVVKFNKNGERLN from the exons ATGGTCCTCAACATCGCCGTCGTTGGTCTCGGCCGCATG GGAAAACGCCATGTCTATACACTCCTGTACCGCGTCCCCCGCGCCAGGGTGGTCGCCGTCTGCACCACCGAGCCCCACGAGATCGAATGGGCGAAGAGCAATGCCGAGTACACCGAATTCGGCATTGCAGTCTACGACGACTACGACGATATGCTGGCGTCCCAGGCAGATCTTCACGCGGCCTGGGTATCGACGAGCACAGACGTTCACGCGGTTCAGTCATTAAAGGCCATCGAGAAGGGCCTCCATGTACTGTGCGAGAAGCCAATCAGTACGGATCTAGCGAAG GCGCAATCCGTCGTCGATGCCGCCAAAGCGAACCCCCAACTCAAAGTAATGGCCGGGTTCTCGCGCCGCTTCGATGCCTCCTATAGGGATGCCGCACAGAAGATCCAGAACGGCACTATTGGCAGCCCCTTTCTCGTGCGATCCAACACCTGCGACCTGAAAGACGAAACAGGCTTCTTTGTCCGTTACGCCGCGCGTAATGGAGGCATCTTCGTCGACTGCGCGATCCACGACATCGACCTGACGCTTTGGTATATGGATAACCCCGTCCCCAAGGCTGCATGGGCAGCGGGCACCCTACAGCACCACCCCGAACTCGCAGAAAACAATGACGTGGACAATGCTGTTGGAATTGTCGAGTTCTGGGGCGGCAAGATCGCCTACTTTTACTGCTCGCGGACGCAGGCGCATGGGCACGATGTGCTGACCGAGATTACGGGGACAGACGGCAAGATCATGGTCAATGTAATCCCGCGGGCGAACAATGTGGTCGTAGCGGATAAGGGAGGGATGAGACATGAAGTACAGCCGGAGTACTGGCAGCGGTTTGAGCATGCTTTTGCCCTAGAGGCAAACGAGTTTGTGGATGCTGTGCTTCAAGATAAGCCCGTGCCTGTCAACCTGGAGACAGGCATGACAGTGATGAAGATCGGACAGGCGCTGCAGCATGCGTTACTCAGCGGAGAGGTTGTGAAGTTTAACAAGAACGGAGAGAGACTCAACTAG
- a CDS encoding uncharacterized protein (transcript_id=CADANIAT00003666): MAEQFVGRWVMQGLSWPLRKVLCLAGLRIDVTATPGKPDSSQGMDPREQIITVNATVTGTPTGGLGGSTEVRKMDWSILERDDFLFGPLQEQSHFVYPKERGDEHENTDKGVYPDVEMKTKVDDLRAGRFLRGEIYENGSESLWDLTGRKRGDEEEKEGKQDGPVWVHTFVRNLRGNRWTAEQIWGFEVINGERCHTRRVVVANTKGQYVLARLVYKYVGEESEPKK, from the exons ATGGCGGAACAATTCGTCGGTCGATGGGTGATG CAAGGACTCAGTTGGCCCCTCCGCAAAGTTCTCTGCTTAGCAGGCTTGCGTATAGACGTAACCGCCACCCCGGGGAAGCCGGATTCGTCTCAAGGTATGGATCCTCGAGAACAAATCATCACGGTCAATGCAACAGTCACCGGCACACCCACGGGCGGGTTGGGAGGCTCCACGGAGGTCAGGAAGATGGATTGGAGCATCCTTGAGAGAGACGATTTTCTATTCGGACCGTTACAGGAGCAAAGCCACTTTGTTTACCCCAAGGAACGCGGAGATGAGCATGAAAACACAGACAAAGGGGTGTACCCGGATGTTGAAATGAAGACAAAGGTGGATGACCTGAGGGCGGGCAGGTTTCTCCGCGGGGAGATCTATGAGAATGGAAGTGAGAGTCTCTGGGATCTCACGGGGCggaagagaggagatgaggaggagaaagaagggaaacaGGACGGGCCTGTATGGGTTCATACATTTGTCCGGAACCTGCGCGGGAATAGATGGACGGCGGAGCAG ATCTGGGGCTTCGAGGTCATCAATGGCGAACGATGCCATACTCGACGCGTTGTTGTTGCGAATACCAAGGGCCAATATGTGCTGGCTAGGCTAGTGTACAAGTACGTTGGTGAAGAATCTGAGCCGAAAAAATAG
- a CDS encoding uncharacterized protein (transcript_id=CADANIAT00003667): protein MADPLSIAASMLAVITAAVESVKSLHSTVKRFKDRDKTLRRLRTELEDLTNILGSLGDVINAEMPMLALLQGPVERCNQLCREFELAMENFGRKSTTGFRDWAKMEFMRGDINEFIDNIAGYKSTINVGLGTITIHSSKVTERVLREYNEMVQDTAYDLDMHLQRIDKKLALLTAQDDSASDVSVDLEDEREVTKQCLRICEDAKNFIESLTQRESAVLQEVPRNVTLDDVEKRFEAQLLTRQTLDENRAGFADIISRLQARLNSLITNGNRSSEERLALQEDIQISRQCLEVCNMANEVSRQKIYRIGEVVADGDSDQVVVNTLADLFDIKKALSKDTSAQLVGSMTDASLQNLTDKRYSSRFGAVDSKSTEVVTRNSPSTLATQNDNPPVGIIDGGLSQRIGARRSKPSPNEMRKRGAPGTAKSDDE from the exons ATGGCGGACCCTCTGAGCATCGCAGCTTCTATGCTGGCTGTTATTACAGCGGCCGTTGAGTCAGTCAAATCGCTCCACAGCACCGTCAAGCGCTTCAAGGATCGTGATAAGACACTACGCAGACTTCGAACTGAGCTTGAGGACCTCACAAACATCCTCGGTTCACTGGGAGATGTAATAAATGCAGAAATGCCAATGTTGGCTCTGCTTCAAGGTCCTGTTGAGCGATGCAACCAACTATGTCGTGAATTTGAACTGGCCATGGAGAATTTCGGTCGAAAGTCAACGACAGGCTTTCGTGATTGGGCAAAGATGGAGTTCATGAGAGGCGACATCAACGAATTCATTGATAACATTGCGGGATACAAGTCAACTATCAATGTTGGATTGGGTACTATCACTAT TCATTCCTCAAAAGTGACCGAACGGGTCCTGCGGGAGTACAATGAAATGGTACAGGACACGGCTTATGACCTTGATATGCACCTGCAACGGATTGACAAAAAACTGGCACTTCTAACTGCTCAAGACGATAGCGCCTCCGATGTGAGCGTAGATCTGGAGGACGAGAGGGAGGTGACGAAGCAGTGTCTTCGCATCTGTGAAGATGCGAAAAATTTCATCGAATCTTTAACACAAAGGGAGTCTGCTGTGCTGCAAGAGGTCCCGCGAAACGTCACCTTAGACGATGTTGAGAAGCGCTTCGAAGCTCAGCTGCTGACACGCCAAACCTTGGATGAAAACAGAGCTGGATTTGCGGACATCATAAGCCGCCTTCAGGCACGGCTAAATTCCCTAATTACAAACGGGAACCGAAGCAGCGAGGAGCGATTGGCACTGCAGGAAGATATCCAGATCTCAAGACAATGCCTAGAAGTGTGCAATATGGCCAATGAAGTTTCTCGACAGAAAATCTACCGGATTGGAGAGGTGGTTGCAGATGGTGACAGTGACCAGGTCGTGGTGAATACGCTAGCTGACCTATTTGATATTAAGAAAGCCCTGTCCAAAGATACTTCGGCGCAATTAGTCGGCTCAATGACTGACGCGTCTCTTCAAAACCTGACCGACAAACGTTACAGCAGCCGCTTCGGCGCAGTTGACTCGAAATCCACTGAGGTTGTCACTCGAAACTCTCCTTCCACACTTGCGACGCAGAATGACAACCCTCCGGTTGGTATTATCGACGGGGGTCTCTCTCAACGAATTGGAGCAAGGCGGAGTAAACCATCTCCCAATGAAATGAGAAAACGCGGTGCCCCTGGTACGGCGAAGAGCGATGATGAGTAA
- a CDS encoding uncharacterized protein (transcript_id=CADANIAT00003668): MKLSRTCVPSCLLALLPLHTLAIPASPADLNSRAITTCRVVNTESEVKCRAGPDFDYDVRTSVYPNGIYDFSCSEGPFNDCVHDL, from the exons ATGAAGCTCAGCCGAACATGCGTCCCCAGCTGCCTCCTtgccctcctccccctccacaCCTTAGCTAtaccagcctctccagcagacCTGAACTCCCGCGCCATCACAACATGCCGAGTTGTCAATACGGAGTCAGAAGTGAAGTGCCGCGCGGGGCCTGATTTTGACTACGACGTTCGAACATCCGTCTACCCAAACGGAATATACGACTTCAGCTGTTCCGAGGGACCCTTT AATGACTGCGTTCACGATCTGTGA
- a CDS encoding serine hydrolase domain-containing protein (transcript_id=CADANIAT00003669) yields the protein MPFTEQTVSTLRDLVDAACSDSKTGIPGATVVIVDKNGQELFAHAAGKRGADSAEPMTLDTVFWIASCTKMLVGIACMQLVEKSILNLDDKEQIESLCPELRDLGVLKEDGTLEEKKNPITLRMLLTHTAGFGYSFFNDRLREWSYPAGLDEFSGRIEDVRTPLLFQPGEGWEYGVGIDWAGIALERATGLSLNEYLQRHIFQPLGIKHMSMIPTEEMRSKLAYMNHRDHDGTLRPRDHLLRAPLVVNLGNEAEVKRLFNSGGAGMFAKPQEYCRILSVLLNGGTYPITGTRLLLPSTVETMFSNQIPHMPNYSRQPIPASKPDLTNPIPELYPVPGNPPQGWGLTFMLSNGGATGRSTATAHWAGLANLWWWADREKGVAGMVCSQILPFVDLNVLQLWGGVEAEVYKALDGTN from the exons ATGCCCTTCACCGAGCAGACCGTGTCCACTCTTCGCGACCtcgtcgacgccgcctgTTCCGACTCTAAGACTGGCATCCCTGGCGCAACGGTCGTGATCGTCGACAAGAATGGACAGGAACTATTCGCGCACGCGGCCGGGAAACGTGGCGCGGACTCAGCCGAGCCCATGACGCTAGACACGGTCTTCTGGATCGCGTCCTGCACGAAGATGCTTGTCGGCATTGCATGCATGCAGCTCGTCGAGAAGAGTATTCTGAATCTAGACGATAAGGAGCAGATCGAGTCGTTGTGTCCGGAGCTCAGGGACCTCGGCGTGCTGAAGGAGGATGGCACcttggaagaaaagaagaatccTATCACGCTGCGGATGCTGCTGACCCATACCGCGGGCTTCGGGTATAGCTTCTTCAACGACAGACTGAGAGAGTGGTCCTACCCGGCCGGCCTGGACGAGTTCTCCGGCCGGATCGAGGATGTCAGGACACCGTTGCTGTTCCAGCCGGGAGAGGGATGGGAGTATGGG GTCGGTATCGACTGGGCAGGTATTGCACTGGAGCGGGCAACCggtctgagtctgaacgAGTACCTCCAGCGCCATATTTTCCAGCCGTTGGGAATCAAGCACATGTCAATGATCCCAACCGAGGAGATGCGGTCAAAACTGGCGTATATGAACCACCGAGACCACGACGGCACTCTCCGGCCTCGAGACCACCTCCTTCGAGCACCACTTGTTGTCAACCTCGGCAACGAAGCTGAGGTGAAACGGCTCTTCAACAGCGGCGGCGCAGGGATGTTTGCGAAGCCGCAGGAGTACTGCA GAATTCTTTCCGTTCTTCTCAATGGAGGAACCTACCCTATTACAGGAACtcgcctccttctccccaGTACGGTTGAGACCATGTTCAGCAATCAGATCCCCCATATGCCCAACTACAGTCGACAACCGATCCCAGCATCGAAGCCTGACCTGACGAACCCGATCCCCGAACTGTATCCTGTCCCTGGAAACCCGCCGCAGGGATGGGGACTGACGTTTATGCTCAGTAACGGCGGTGCGACGGGACGGTCAACTGCGACGGCACATTGGGCTGGACTGGCGAACCTGTGGTGGTGGGCGGACCGGGAGAAAGGAGTGGCAGGAATGGTTTGTTCACAGATACTGCCATTTGTGGATCTGAATGTGTTGCAGCTTTGGGGAGGtgttgaggctgaggttTATAAAGCTCTTGATGGAACGAATTAG
- a CDS encoding flavin-containing monooxygenase (transcript_id=CADANIAT00003670): MGSIQDPEPVSISPSLSTPKKFSTSLTDYSTTHSTKTGPYAEDLDIDALIVGAGFAGIFMLKTLRDRGLRTIIFEAGNDIGGTWRWNCYPGAAVDSEVPEYEFSWPEVYETWNWKSNYPTYQELREYFDHVDRVIGVKKDCAFNSVVVGAEFDTGSGKWSVRTADGRVNSEIDVRDKRCAVIGTGASGVQITQAWGPVAASLKIFQRTPNLAIPMRRRPLSTEEQGRSKKFYPELFRYRETSFAGFLYDWAEKNTFDDTAAEREALYEKVWNEGGFRFWVSIYKDNLLNREANKESYNFWCKKVRSRIGDPVLREKLAPKEMPHYFGVKRPCLETSYYEQFNRESVDLVDIKENPISHFSETGIVLQDGTEHEVDVVAVATGFDVVTGVMTQLGLKSIEGESLEKEWVPGAQTYLGLTVSGYPNMFHIYGAHGPTLLSNGPTTVAVQGRWIADTIAKIEANGVKYINPKKEASEKWKKHILELNEMTLFPTTTSTYMGGTIPGKVYEPVCYAGGIPAYVRETREALDNWEEGFDVVREAAKL, from the exons ATGGGCAGCATTCAAGACCCGGAACCTGTGTCAATATCCCCATCCCTATCGACCCCCAAGAAATTCTCCACCTCCCTCACGGACTACTCGACGACCCATTCCACCAAGACTGGTCCATACGCGGAGGATCTCGACATTGATGCCTTGATTGTCGGGGCTGGTTTCG CCGGAATCTTTATGCTCAAAACTCTGCGAGACCGGGGCCTCCGCACTATTATATTCGAAGCTGGTAACGATATTGGCGGCACTTGGCGCTGGAACTGCTACCCGGGCGCCGCGGTTGACTCGGAAGTTCCTGAGTACGAGTTCTCCTGGCCGGAGGTCTACGAGACGTGGAACTGGAAGAGCAATTACCCGACCTACCAAGAGCTCCGGGAGTACTTTGACCATGTCGATAGGGTGATCGGCGTCAAGAAGGACTGCGCGTTCAACAGCGTCGTTGTGGGGGCCGAGTTTGATACGGGATCTGGCAAGTGGAGTGTGCGTACCGCGGACGGGAGGGTCA ACAGTGAGATTGACGTGCGCGACAAAAGATGCGCTGTCATCGGGACCGGCGCATCAGGCGTGCAGATCACTCAGGCATGGGGTCCAGTCGCCGCCTCTCTAAAGATCTTCCAGCGTACGCCGAACCTTGCCATCCCCATGCGCCGCCGGCCGCTGAGCACCGAAGAGCAAGGACGGAGCAAGAAATTCTACCCGGAGCTCTTCCGGTACCGCGAGACCAGTTTTGCGGGCTTCCTCTACGACTGGGCGGAGAAGAATACCTTTGATGACACCGCTGCTGAGCGCGAAGCCTTGTACGAAAAGGTATGGAATGAGGGTGGATTCCGCTTTTGGGTCTCTATCTACAAGGACAACCTGTTGAATCGGGAGGCGAACAAGGAGTCGTATAACTTCTGGTGCAAGAAGGTCAGGTCTCGCATCGGGGACCCAGTCCTTAGGGAGAAGCTGGCCCCGAAGGAGATGCCGCACTACTTCGGCGTCAAGAGGCCTTGTCTGGAGACAAGCTACTACGAGCAGTTCAATCGTGAGTCTGTTGATTTAGTCGATATCAAGGAGAATCCGATTAGCCACTTTTCAGAGACGGGGATCGTCCTCCAAGATGGGACAGAGCATGAGGTAGATGTCGTGGCGGTTGCTACTGGATTC GACGTCGTCACCGGCGTCATGACCCAACTCGGCCTCAAAAGTATTGAAGGCGAATCCCTTGAAAAAGAATGGGTGCCAGGCGCGCAGACCTACCTCGGCCTCACCGTCAGCGGGTATCCCAATATGTTCCACATCTACGGTGCTCACGGCCCAACACTGCTCAGTAACGGGCCAACGACTGTCGCTGTGCAGGGCCGCTGGATCGCGGACACGATAGCCAAGATTGAAGCGAATGGTGTCAAGTATATCAATCCAAAGAAGGAGGCCAGTGAAAAGTGGAAGAAGCATATTCTAGAACTCAATGAGATGACACTGTTCCCAACGACCACCTCCACTTATATGGGCGGGACCATACCTGGGAAGGTGTACGAGCCTGTGTGCTATGCCGGTGGGATTCCGGCGTACGTGAGGGAGACCCGGGAGGCACTAGATAACTGGGAGGAAGGGTTTGATGTCGTCAGGGAGGCGGCAAAGTTGTAG